CTACGGCACGAGTGGCGCTGGCGGCACATGCTGGCGGGCGCGGTATGGGCGTGCGCGATCCTGACCAAGCCGCAGTTCGTGCTAATGGTCCCACTTGTCTTGGGAATTCTGGCGCTTATCAAGATAGTCGCATTGTGCCGCAATACCAGTCCTCGCGGTGCTACTGCTTCACCAACAACCGCACGTTCCAACCCTGCACACTTTGGATACGCGCCCGCGCTGATCACATGCCTCGCCGTCGCCGCCTGCGTCGCGCCCTGGATCGCCCGCAACCACGCCGTCATGCATACGCCAGGCCTCTCAACCATCGTCGGCCACACGCTATGGGGTAGCAACAACGAAGTCGTCCTCAACGACCCCGAGTGGCGCGGGCTCTGGGTCCGCACCAGCGATTTGGAATTGACACTCAACCAGCCGCTTCCCGAAGGCGAAGCCGCCGCCAACGATGCGGCCACTGGCTACGCGATCGCGTTTGCTCGGTCGCACTTGCGTGACCTGCCCGGCATGGCGCTTAGCAAACTCCGGCGGCTCATCACCCCCTGGCCTGCGACGACGAACCGTGCGGTGCGCTGGGCCGAGGGATTGGCGTGGATGATCGCCGCGCCGCTTCTGCTATTGGGCAGCGTGCGTTGGTGGCGTCGGCATCGTGCGGCCGCGTATGTGCTGGTGACACCGATCGCGGTCACGCTTGCCGTTAGCGTAGTGTTCTACGGCAGCGTGCGTTTCCGAAATGCCCTGGCACCGGTCCTGATCGTTTTCGCTGCGGCCGGATTCGACTGGCTATTGTCACGGATCCGTGGGCATTACAGGTCGCGTAGCGTGGCTCCGCTAAGATCTGCCCCCGTCACTTGCTGAGCACGATGACGATCACGACGATGCAGATGAAGATCAGATTGAGCGCAACCAGCACCCACACAATCGGCTTGATACCCCCGGCCGAGGGGATCGGGCCAGTCGGGGCGATGTCATCGAATGCTGAAACTCCGGGCGACACCACACCCGATGCCGGCAGCACACTCATCGATTGATCCGAAGTTGCGCCACCGCCCGAAGCAGCCGCGGAGCCGACGGCGCTGGACAAGGGGGGTTGCACCGGCGCAGTCTCGACCGGGCCGTAAGGCGTGGGGATGCCTTCCATTTCGCCCGAATCGCCGGGCCCGCCGGTGATGTTCATGATCTCCGCGAGCAGGTCACTCGACGGCGCGGTCGGCATGTTCGGATCAATCGCCGTCCCCATCGGTGGGGTCTGCCCGGGGTCGTCGCCGCTGAGTTCCGCGTTGAGCTTGCGCTGCGCGCGCGGTGCGCCTCCTGATCGGTTTTGTAGGCGAGCCCGAGTTCGTTTCGGCCGCGCGGCTCGCCGAATTGTGCGCTGCACTTGGGGCACTTGGGCTCGTTCGGGCTCACATGCGCATTGCAGCTCTGGCAGTAGCCCACGAGGTGCGCGATGCCTGGCACGTTGCGCGCGATCGACCAGAACTGCTTCGTCGTCGGGCCGCGCATCACCGTCGTCGGCTTGATCTTCCCCGTCTCCGCCATCCGCTTGACGATGTCGTAGCAGCACCCCGGCTTGAACGGGTTCGACTTGTTGCGGATGTACCAAGGGCCCATCGCGATCTGTGTCCGCGCGTCGGCTCAGAGGCTCGAACAGCCCGCCGCAGTCCTGACACCGCTCGCCGCCGTACTGCGCGTGCCCGCAGTACGGGCACAGCACCAGCTTCTCGCTCGGGGATGTGGATTCACTCATCGTCGACTTGCTCCCTGCGGGTCGTCGCCTACGGCATTGACAGCACCACGCCCGCGGCGTAGCGTGCGCGCATGCGACGCCAGCACCTCCTCCTGCCCCTTATCTTCGCCTCAACCGGCCTCGGATGCCAGTCCGACCCGCCGATAGACCCGATAAGCACCGGCCCCGGCCAAGCCACACCCGCGTATACCCAGCCCGATCGGCCCGTCGCCTACCTCGACGGACAGCCCCTCCGGCAGCACGAACTCTTTGCCATCCTCGCCGAGATGGACGGCGGGCTCGCGCTCTCCGAGGTCCTGCTCGACCGGCGGATCGCGCAGCGCCTTGGGCGTGAAGGTCTCGAGCTGGCCGTAGCCGATATCGATTACGAAAAACGGGTCGTGCTTGAATCGCTGTCGGGCGATGAAGACGAGGCCGTCCGCCTACTCCGGGTGATGCGCGAACGGCGCGGGCTTGGCGAACGGCGCTACGCCGCGCTGCTCCGCCGAAACGCCGGGCTCCGCAAACTCGTCCACGGCGACATCGAGGTCGGCGAGCCCGCCATCCGACAGGCCTACGACCTCGCCTACGGCCCACGCTACACCATCCGCCTTATCCTCTGCGACACCGCGCAGCAGGCGCAGCAGGTCCGCCGCGCCGCGCTCGGCGGCGCGTCGTTTATCGACCTGGCCGTGCAGCACTCGATCGATCCCAGCGCCGCTCAGGGCGGGCTGCTCTCACCGATCAGCCCCGCCGACGCGACCTACCCCGTCGCGCTGCGTGAGATCCTCCCCACGCTCTCGACCCAAGACGACGCCAGCCGCATCAGCAACGTCCTCACGCTCGGACAAAGCTACGCCATCATCCGGCTCGAAGAGGTCGCCCTCGCCCGCGGCCCGGCAATCGACACGGTCCGCGACGAACTAGAGCAGCAGGTCCGCCTCCGGCTCGAACGCCTGCGCATGCAGCAGCTCGCGCAGACCCTGATCGATAGCGCCGACGTTGTCGTGCTCGACCCCACGCTGAAACAGAGCTGGGAGCTGCAACGCGAAAACTACGACGCCGCGAACCCTCGCTAACTGCAAGCGGCACACCGCATCCAATCATCATTTATCAATCACTCAATCATCAATTCCCATGAAAATCCAGCCCGCATCCCGCATCGATCGCCTGCCGCCCTATGTCCTCGGGCAGCTCAAGCAATTGATCTACGACCGCCGCAAGTCTGGTGCGGACGTGATCGATATGAACATGGGTAACCCCCTGGACGCGCCGCCGGACGCGGTGGTGGACAAGCTGCGCGACGCGGTGCGTGACCCTCGGAACAGCCGCTACTCGGTGTCCGCCGGGGTGTACAACCTCCGGCGAGACGTGGCCGACAAGTACAAACGCAAGTGGGGCGTCGAGCTCGACCCGGCGACTGAAGTCATCGCGACGATCGGCAGCAAGGAGGGCTTCTCGCACATGTGCCTCGCGCTGCTGGGCCCGGGCGACACCGCCGTCGTCGCCGACCCCGCGTTCCAGATCCACACCTACGCCGTGATCCTCGCGGGCGCGTCGACCGTGTCCGTCCCGCTGGGTAACGACCAGCAATTCCTCGACCGTATCGACGACGTCCTCTCGACGCTGTCGCCCAAGCCCAAGGTCGTCACGCTCTGCTACCCGCACAACCCTACGGCCATCACGGTGGACCCCGGCTTCTTCGACGCCGTCGTCGCCATGGCCCAGCGCCACCAGGTCATGATCCTCCACGACTTCGCCTACGGCGAGACCTGCTTCGATGGCTACCAGGCCCCGAGCTACCTCCAGGCCGACGGCGCGAAGGACTACGGTGTCGAGTTCTCGACGATGAGCAAGCCCTACAACATGGCCGGCTGGCGCGTCGGGTTCTGCTGCGGCAACGCCGACATGGTCAAGGCGCTGGGCACGGTCAAGGGCTACTACGACTACGGCATCTTCCAGGCGGTGCAGATCGCCGCGATCATCGCGATGCGCGAGGGCGACAAGCACATCGAACAGCAGGCGACCAAGTACGCCGCGCGTCGCGACGTGCTGGTCGAAGGGCTGCGCAAGTTTGGTTGGCAGGTCGAGTCGCCGCGTGCCTCCATGTTCATCTGGGCGAAGGTCAACCCCGAACACCTCGCGCCGTTCAACGGCTCGACGAACGAATTCTGCCTCGCGATGGTCGACCAGGCCGACGTCGCCTTGACCCCCGGCGCGGCCTTCGGCCAGGGCGGCGAGGGGTACGTCCGCCTCGCTCTGGTCGAGAACGAGCAGCGCATCCGGCAGGCGCTGCGGCAGCTCGGGAAGGTGCTGGAAAACACAAACATCACGGCGGGTTAGCGCGAGATCAAGTATGACAGGTACCTGAGATCAAGTAGGACAGGCATTCCTGCCTGTCACAGGCTGAAGGCCTGAGTGTACTTGTGGTTTGTTTTCGGCTTCGCCGAACGACAGGCAGGAATGCCTGTACTACTGCTGCGTTGCATTCAGCAGTTCGTTTCCACCCACGCCCGTGCCGCTTCCACATCGCTGCACACCAAGAACACCTCCTGCCACGACCCGGCGTTCGTGTACATGCACTTCAAGCCCGTCGCGGGCTCGTTCGTCGCGTACTGCACCTTGAACCGCGCGGACGTCTTCCCGCGCTTACGCCCAAACCGGCCGGGGACGATCTTGGTCACATGCGGGCAGTCCGCCACGATGTGGTCGAGCAGTGCATCAAGGCCAGTGACGCGCCCGTGTTGACGTTTGATCGGTCCGAACTTCCCACCGGGCTTACTCATGCCGCCACGTCGTCGTCGCGTGGGTCACGGAGCTGATCGAGCAGTTGGCCGAAGATATCGGTCGGCTCCGATTCACCGTTTTCAGATGGGGTATCCGGCTGTGTCGTCAGCGTTTCTTCGATCGGATCGGGCATGGACGCGGGCGGCACGATCTCAATGCCAACCGCCGTGGTCCTTGCTTGCTCGGACGTCGTTTCGGGAGCTTGGGGCATCTCGCCAAACGCCTCGCTCAATAGCTGCTGGGTCTGGTCCATCATTGCCCCGACCTGTGCGAGCATCTGCTGCATCTGGCCGCGCGACTCGGTGAGGTCACGCTGGGTCTGGTCGATGCGCTCGTCCAGCCGTCTAATCGCCTGCGTAAACCCTTCGTCGATCCGGCCCATCCACTGGTCGTAGCTCTGAAGCGATTTCGCAACATCGTCCTGCACCTGCTCGCGGAGCCCTTGCTGCTCGGCGCGGACCTGTTCGAGCAGGTCGTGGTGCTGCGACAGCCGGGCCTCGGCCGCCTTGAAGAGCTGCTGCCCGAGCTTGATCCGGTGGTCGGCCTGCTGCTGCACCTTGTTCACCGCCGCGAGCTGCTGCTCGGGGGTCAGCGGCCGGCGCGGCACGGACGCGAGCAGCTTCGCGGGCGACGGGCCCTGCTTCACGACCTTGGGCCCGGCATTCTGGGGGCGGGGGATGGGCTGCATCGGGTCGGCTCCTCAATCGCGGCGCAGAAAACCCACGCACGCCTACCGAGGATATCGGGCCTCCGCCGGGCCGGGCTGCACAATGCCCCGCCCGGCCGTATCCTGCCCACATGAAGCTAAACGCCGTACTATCGCTGCTCGGGCAGGTCGCTCCCGAGCACTTGGCCGAGGACTGGGACCAGGTCGGCCTACATCTGGCCGGGGCCGGCAAACCCGTCCGCAAGGCGATGCTGTGCATCGACCTGACCCCGCCCGTGCTGGCCGAGGCGATCGCGAGCAAGTGCCAACTCATCGTCGCGTACCACCCGCCGATCTTTCATCCGCTCAAGCGATTGGCCGACCGGGATTGGAAAGAGCAGATGCTCGCCGAGGCGATACGTAAAGGCATCGCGGTCTACTCGCCGCACACCGCGCTCGACGCGGTGCGGCAGGGGATGAACGACTGGTTGTGCGATGGGTTGGGCGCTGCGGGGGAACGCTGGTCCATCGCTGTGCCCCAGAGTGGACGGAGCGGCAAGAGCAAGATCATCGTCTACACCCCGCGCGAGAGCGCCGACAAAGTGCGTCGAGCGATGGCAGATGCGGGTTGTGGCCACATCGGCGGTTATTCGGATTGCTCGTTCAATGTTGAGGGCATAGGCACCTTCAAGGGCGACGAGAACAGTAACCCTGCGATCGGGACACCGGGTGTCTTAGAGTCCGTCGAAGAGACACGTATTGAGATGATCTGCTTCGACAGCATGGTGGGGGAGGCGGTCCGATCGATCCGTGAAGCGCACCCGTACGAAGAGCCCGCGATCGATGTGTTCCAGCTTTTTTCATCCGTTCCTCCCGAAGACGAATGGCAGACATCTGGACGCATCGTGTTCTTGAAGTCGCCGGTCACCGCAGAAACCCTGGTCCGTCGGGTCAAGAAGACACTGGGGCTTCAGAAGCTAAAGGCAGCGATTCCGCCGGACTATGGCACACAAGATTGGAACCCAGACGAAGCCCTGCTGGGCAAGCTGCAAAAAGTAGCTGTCTGCGTCGGAGCGGGGGGATCACTCTTTGAAAAACCGCTTGCCATGAACGCCGACGCTTACATCACCGGCGAGATGCAGCATCATCAGGTGCTTGACCTTTACAACAAGGGCAAGGTCGTGATCCTCGCCGGGCATACGAACACCGAGCGGCCGTTCCTGAAGAACTACAGGGAAGCGATCATCGATGCGGGTGCCGGAAAGGTGGAGTGGGTGATCAGCGAAACCGATGTCGCACCGATCAGGATCGCGTAAGGGAATGGAATGCACGAAACCCGAATGGCGAATGTCGAAAGAATGTCAAAATCAAAATGACCAATGCAGAAGGTTGATGGTTTTACATTGGACATTCGGGCTTGGTCGTTGGTCATTCCT
The sequence above is a segment of the Phycisphaeraceae bacterium D3-23 genome. Coding sequences within it:
- a CDS encoding glycosyltransferase family 39 protein — protein: MFANKRLWAIILCAIFALALGLRLGLAAAFVGLDAPPDAQANPDQLDFEAIAWQVAQGNGFVLDNGEPTARRAAGAVGTMAVPYALTGRSYAAGRVWLAALSSATCLLCVWIGCIGFGRGVGVIAGLALALYPGHMYYAMHFVSETPFAFWLALGAALSLHGLRHEWRWRHMLAGAVWACAILTKPQFVLMVPLVLGILALIKIVALCRNTSPRGATASPTTARSNPAHFGYAPALITCLAVAACVAPWIARNHAVMHTPGLSTIVGHTLWGSNNEVVLNDPEWRGLWVRTSDLELTLNQPLPEGEAAANDAATGYAIAFARSHLRDLPGMALSKLRRLITPWPATTNRAVRWAEGLAWMIAAPLLLLGSVRWWRRHRAAAYVLVTPIAVTLAVSVVFYGSVRFRNALAPVLIVFAAAGFDWLLSRIRGHYRSRSVAPLRSAPVTC
- a CDS encoding aminotransferase class I/II-fold pyridoxal phosphate-dependent enzyme encodes the protein MKIQPASRIDRLPPYVLGQLKQLIYDRRKSGADVIDMNMGNPLDAPPDAVVDKLRDAVRDPRNSRYSVSAGVYNLRRDVADKYKRKWGVELDPATEVIATIGSKEGFSHMCLALLGPGDTAVVADPAFQIHTYAVILAGASTVSVPLGNDQQFLDRIDDVLSTLSPKPKVVTLCYPHNPTAITVDPGFFDAVVAMAQRHQVMILHDFAYGETCFDGYQAPSYLQADGAKDYGVEFSTMSKPYNMAGWRVGFCCGNADMVKALGTVKGYYDYGIFQAVQIAAIIAMREGDKHIEQQATKYAARRDVLVEGLRKFGWQVESPRASMFIWAKVNPEHLAPFNGSTNEFCLAMVDQADVALTPGAAFGQGGEGYVRLALVENEQRIRQALRQLGKVLENTNITAG
- a CDS encoding DUF2103 domain-containing protein: MSKPGGKFGPIKRQHGRVTGLDALLDHIVADCPHVTKIVPGRFGRKRGKTSARFKVQYATNEPATGLKCMYTNAGSWQEVFLVCSDVEAARAWVETNC
- a CDS encoding Nif3-like dinuclear metal center hexameric protein produces the protein MKLNAVLSLLGQVAPEHLAEDWDQVGLHLAGAGKPVRKAMLCIDLTPPVLAEAIASKCQLIVAYHPPIFHPLKRLADRDWKEQMLAEAIRKGIAVYSPHTALDAVRQGMNDWLCDGLGAAGERWSIAVPQSGRSGKSKIIVYTPRESADKVRRAMADAGCGHIGGYSDCSFNVEGIGTFKGDENSNPAIGTPGVLESVEETRIEMICFDSMVGEAVRSIREAHPYEEPAIDVFQLFSSVPPEDEWQTSGRIVFLKSPVTAETLVRRVKKTLGLQKLKAAIPPDYGTQDWNPDEALLGKLQKVAVCVGAGGSLFEKPLAMNADAYITGEMQHHQVLDLYNKGKVVILAGHTNTERPFLKNYREAIIDAGAGKVEWVISETDVAPIRIA